The genome window TAAGGACGACGCGCTTTGGTACAAGGACGCCGTCATCTACCAGCTGCATGTGAAGTCGTTCTTTGACTCCAACGACGACGGCGTGGGCGACGTGCCCGGCCTGATATCCAAGTTGGACTACATCGCCAGCCTGGGGGTGAACACCATCTGGCTGCTGCCCTTTTATCCGTCGCCACGGCGAGACGACGGCTATGACATTGCCGATTACCGCGGGGTGCATCCCGACTACGGCACCGTGGCAGACGTGCGCAAGCTGATCCGCGAGGCGCACGCCCGTGGCCTGCGGGTCATTACAGAGCTGGTGGTGAACCATACGTCTGACCAGCACCGTTGGTTTCAACGCGCCCGCACGTCCCGGCCGGGATCGGCGGCCCGCAACTTCTACGTCTGGTCGGACAACGACAAAGCCTACACCGGCACTCGCGTCATTTTCTGCGACACCGAAAAATCCAATTGGACGTGGGACCCGGTTGCCAACGCCTATTTCTGGCACCGCTTCTATTCCCATCAGCCGGACCTGAACTACGACAACCCGCAAGTGCTCAAGGAAGTGCTGTCCGTGATGCGCCATTGGCTGGACATGGGAGTTGACGGGCTGCGGCTGGATGCCGTGCCGTATCTGGTCGAGCGCGAAGGCACCAATAATGAAAACCTGCCTGAAACGCATCAGGTGCTCAAGCAGATCCGGGCGGTGATCGATGCCGAGTACCCCGGCCGTCTACTGCTGGCCGAGGCAAATCAATGGCCCGAAGACGCGCAGGAATATTTCGGCAACGCCGATGAATGCCATATGTCATTCCACTTTCCGCTGATGCCGCGCATGTACATGGCGATCGCGCAGGAGGACCGCTTCCCGATCACTGACATCATTCGCCAGACGCCGGACATTCCCGAGACCTGCCAATGGGCGATTTTTCTGCGCAATCACGACGAGCTGACGCTGGAAATGGTGACCAGCCGCGAACGGGATTACCTGTGGAGCGTCTATGCCGCCGACCCGCGCGCCCGCATCAACCTGGGTATTCGGCGCCGGCTGGCGCCCTTGCTGGAGCGCGACCGCCGCCGCGTTGAACTGATGAACAGCCTGCTTCTGTCCATGCCCGGCACGCCGGTGCTGTACTACGGCGACGAGCTGGGCATGGGCGACAACGTGCATCTAGGCGACCGGGACGGGGTGCGCACCCCCATGCAATGGTCCCCCGACCGCAATGGGGGCTTCTCGCGCGCCGATCCGGAACGCCTGCCGCTGCCGGTACTGATGGGTCCGTTGTATGGGTACGAAGCGGTCAACGTCGAAGCCCAGCAGCGCGACCCGCATTCGCTCTTGAACTGGACGCGCCGCATGTTGGCGCAGCGCCGTCAGACCCGGGCCTTTGGACGCGGCGTGCTGCGGTTCATTTTGGCAGGCAATCGCAAGATTCTCGCTTACCTGCGCCAGTGGAACGACACCACGATTCTATGCGTGGCCAATCTGTCGAATGCCGCGCAACCTGTCGAGCTTCAGTTGCAGGAGTTCAACGGCCGCGTGCCGGTGGAGATGCTGGGCGGCACGCCCTTTCCTGCCATCGGCGAACTGCCCTATCTGCTGACGCTGCCGCCCTACGGCTTTTATTGGATGGACCTGAGCGCCGACGCCGCACCGCCCGGATGGCATGCCAGCGGCCCCGCGCAAATGCCCGAATTGACCACGCTGGTCTTGAAATCGCGTGGCGGCGCATCGCTAACCGACGCCTCTCGCGCCACGCTGGAAAACGAAGTGCTGCCAGAGTATCTGGCGCGGCAACGCTGGTTTCCAGGCTCGCAGGCGCCCGCCCGTGCGCGGCTGGCCTATGCCACGCCATTTCATGCCGCAGGCGCTGAATACTACTGGGCCGAAATCGAACCCGAAGGCGGACCGGAAGGCTTGCGCGCGCAAGCGCCGTTCGTGCTGGTGTGGGACGAAACGGCCCAGGTGCAGTACCCCATCGCTCGAGTTCGCCGTGGCCCGGAGGTGGGCATTCTGGCCGACGCCTTCCTGCAACCGGGCTTTGTCCTGGGCATCGTG of Achromobacter seleniivolatilans contains these proteins:
- the treS gene encoding maltose alpha-D-glucosyltransferase — protein: MISENQTFKDDALWYKDAVIYQLHVKSFFDSNDDGVGDVPGLISKLDYIASLGVNTIWLLPFYPSPRRDDGYDIADYRGVHPDYGTVADVRKLIREAHARGLRVITELVVNHTSDQHRWFQRARTSRPGSAARNFYVWSDNDKAYTGTRVIFCDTEKSNWTWDPVANAYFWHRFYSHQPDLNYDNPQVLKEVLSVMRHWLDMGVDGLRLDAVPYLVEREGTNNENLPETHQVLKQIRAVIDAEYPGRLLLAEANQWPEDAQEYFGNADECHMSFHFPLMPRMYMAIAQEDRFPITDIIRQTPDIPETCQWAIFLRNHDELTLEMVTSRERDYLWSVYAADPRARINLGIRRRLAPLLERDRRRVELMNSLLLSMPGTPVLYYGDELGMGDNVHLGDRDGVRTPMQWSPDRNGGFSRADPERLPLPVLMGPLYGYEAVNVEAQQRDPHSLLNWTRRMLAQRRQTRAFGRGVLRFILAGNRKILAYLRQWNDTTILCVANLSNAAQPVELQLQEFNGRVPVEMLGGTPFPAIGELPYLLTLPPYGFYWMDLSADAAPPGWHASGPAQMPELTTLVLKSRGGASLTDASRATLENEVLPEYLARQRWFPGSQAPARARLAYATPFHAAGAEYYWAEIEPEGGPEGLRAQAPFVLVWDETAQVQYPIARVRRGPEVGILADAFLQPGFVLGIVEALRASRELDGREGGKPGDKPGFIRYLPEQGLSAIELGAEPVLQWITGEQSNSSVIIDGSAILKLIRSVQPGLSPEVELTRHLTRSGYANIPALLGEVLRVDSEGVPHTLAVLHAYVTNEGDAWGWTLDYLKRTLGTALLGGDTPDEFEASLEGYAVVAATIGRRLAELHNVLAQPSEDPAFAAQIATAEDAEAHATRIIAQLDRAAEDLHAVLDTLEAPSRACAQWFFEHRGRLTDRTGAMAQSLTGAPLIRVHGDFHLGQVLVAQTDAYLIDFEGEPIQSLEARRHLTTPYKDVAGMLRSFDYAAASIARTDPLGGAPTDANAGASDSPSAPGVPQDLRDALLTRFNTRASEAFLQGYRDAASTAIALRADQEAALLALAQLEKAAYEVSYEAAHRPDWISIPLCALTGLARQLLQSAAIDAEEKAR